From one Bacteroides fragilis NCTC 9343 genomic stretch:
- the gcvT gene encoding glycine cleavage system aminomethyltransferase GcvT codes for MKTTPFTEKHIALGAKMHEFAGYNMPIEYSGIIDEHLTVCNGVGVFDVSHMGEFWVKGPHALDFLQKVTSNNVAALVPGKIQYTCFPNEDGGIVDDLLVYQYEPEKYLLVVNASNIEKDWNWCISHNTEGAELENSSDNMAQLAVQGPKAIQALQKLTDINLADIPYYTFKVGEFAGEKNVIISNTGYTGAGGFELYFYPDAAMKIWDAVFEAGAEFGIKPIGLGARDTLRLEMGFCLYGNDLDDTTSPIEAGLGWITKFVDGKNFTNRSMLEKQKAEGTVRKLVGFEMIDRGIPRHGYELTTAEGDKIGVVTSGTMSPIRKIGIGMGYVKPEYSKIGTEICIDMRGRKLKAVVVKPPFRK; via the coding sequence ATGAAAACCACTCCATTTACCGAGAAACATATTGCACTTGGTGCTAAGATGCACGAGTTTGCAGGATATAACATGCCTATTGAGTATTCGGGTATCATCGACGAACACCTTACAGTTTGTAACGGTGTCGGTGTTTTTGATGTGTCACACATGGGCGAATTTTGGGTGAAAGGTCCTCATGCGTTGGATTTTTTGCAGAAAGTGACTTCAAATAATGTGGCAGCTTTGGTGCCGGGTAAAATTCAATATACTTGTTTTCCAAATGAAGACGGGGGTATCGTTGATGACTTACTGGTCTATCAATATGAACCGGAAAAATATCTTTTGGTTGTTAATGCTTCGAATATAGAGAAGGACTGGAACTGGTGCATTTCTCACAATACGGAAGGTGCTGAGTTGGAAAACTCTTCAGATAATATGGCACAACTTGCTGTACAAGGTCCGAAAGCCATTCAAGCTCTGCAAAAATTGACGGATATTAATCTTGCCGATATTCCTTATTATACATTTAAAGTCGGTGAGTTTGCCGGTGAGAAGAATGTGATTATTTCCAATACGGGATATACCGGAGCAGGTGGATTTGAACTATATTTTTATCCGGATGCTGCCATGAAGATTTGGGATGCAGTTTTTGAAGCCGGAGCTGAGTTTGGCATAAAACCGATAGGGCTTGGTGCGCGTGATACTCTTCGTCTTGAAATGGGATTCTGTCTGTACGGTAATGACTTGGACGATACTACGTCTCCTATTGAAGCCGGACTGGGATGGATCACTAAATTTGTGGACGGCAAGAACTTTACAAATCGTTCGATGCTTGAAAAACAAAAAGCTGAAGGCACCGTTCGCAAATTAGTGGGCTTTGAAATGATTGACCGGGGGATTCCTCGTCATGGTTACGAGTTGACAACAGCGGAAGGTGATAAAATCGGGGTAGTAACATCAGGTACAATGTCTCCTATTCGTAAGATTGGTATTGGTATGGGATACGTGAAACCTGAATATAGTAAGATCGGTACAGAAATATGTATTGATATGCGTGGACGTAAGTTGAAAGCTGTAGTAGTAAAACCGCCTTTCCGTAAATAG
- the pepT gene encoding peptidase T — translation MNLVERFLKYVSFDTQSDELTRLTPSTPGQMVFAEYLKSELESLGLEDITLDENGYLFATLPANTEKELPVIGFIAHMDTSPDMSGKNVTPRIVEKYDGSDIVLCAEENIVLSPSQFPELLDHKGEDLIVTNGKTLLGADDKAGIAEIVSAVVYLQEHPEIKHGKIRIGFNPDEEIGEGAHKFDVQKFGCEWAYTMDGGEVGELEFENFNAAAAKITFKGRNVHPGYAKHKMINSIRIANQFITMLPRHETPEHTSGYEGFYHLIGIQGDVEQSTVSYIIRDHDRNKFEDRKKEIEHLVNKINAEFGEGTATLELRDQYYNMREKIEPVMHIIDTAFAAMEAVGVKPNVKPIRGGTDGAQLSFKGLPCPNIFAGGLNFHGRYEFVPIQNMEKAMKVIVKIAELVASK, via the coding sequence ATGAATTTAGTAGAACGTTTTTTGAAGTACGTAAGCTTTGATACACAGTCGGATGAACTGACAAGACTTACCCCCAGCACTCCGGGCCAAATGGTATTTGCGGAATATCTAAAGTCTGAGTTGGAGTCGTTGGGGCTAGAAGATATAACATTGGACGAGAACGGTTATCTTTTTGCTACTTTACCTGCCAATACAGAGAAAGAATTGCCTGTCATCGGCTTTATAGCACATATGGATACGAGTCCCGATATGAGTGGAAAAAATGTCACTCCACGTATTGTAGAAAAATACGATGGTTCGGATATTGTGCTTTGTGCCGAAGAGAATATCGTACTTTCACCGAGTCAGTTTCCTGAGTTGCTCGATCATAAGGGTGAGGATCTGATTGTTACCAATGGTAAAACTCTGTTAGGGGCAGATGATAAGGCAGGTATTGCCGAAATAGTATCAGCTGTTGTCTATCTGCAGGAGCATCCTGAAATTAAGCATGGTAAAATTCGGATCGGTTTCAATCCGGATGAAGAAATAGGTGAGGGTGCTCATAAGTTTGATGTTCAGAAGTTCGGTTGTGAGTGGGCTTATACGATGGACGGAGGAGAAGTTGGAGAGTTGGAATTTGAAAATTTCAATGCTGCCGCTGCCAAGATCACTTTTAAAGGACGTAATGTGCATCCGGGATATGCTAAACATAAAATGATCAATTCGATCCGTATAGCCAATCAGTTTATTACTATGCTTCCCCGGCACGAGACTCCGGAACATACTTCCGGATATGAGGGTTTCTACCACTTAATCGGTATCCAAGGAGATGTGGAACAGAGCACTGTATCCTACATTATTCGTGACCATGACCGTAATAAATTTGAGGATCGTAAAAAAGAGATAGAACATTTGGTGAATAAGATCAATGCAGAGTTTGGTGAAGGCACTGCTACGCTCGAATTGCGTGACCAGTACTATAACATGCGTGAAAAGATAGAACCCGTAATGCATATTATCGACACTGCTTTTGCTGCAATGGAAGCCGTAGGGGTGAAACCGAATGTGAAACCTATTCGTGGAGGAACGGATGGCGCACAATTATCATTCAAGGGGTTACCTTGTCCCAACATCTTTGCCGGTGGCTTGAATTTTCACGGTCGCTATGAATTTGTTCCCATCCAGAATATGGAAAAGGCAATGAAGGTCATTGTGAAGATCGCTGAACTGGTAGCTTCGAAGTAA